One Fuerstiella marisgermanici DNA window includes the following coding sequences:
- a CDS encoding cadherin repeat domain-containing protein has protein sequence MKQAAKNNSAQVESFEPMILMSASAADVTGTDGDDVLVAYYNGQSADGLDGDDKLIGLGGDNVLHGGDGNDRFITISGTNVVDGGEGEDTLQFLNYDVSDFNIIDRGDGIIEISNAQQTTLVSNVEVVQFLDQLFLIDDLLNGSNNAPTIADPDSPYLQINENETFVVDVNADDLDGDTLTYAINGGADSALFQIDANTGELSFINAPDFENPLDHNGDNVYDVTVVVSDGQATVEKTLWVTVNDVNEGGGNNAPSFTNITEGQMIEVVENTIQVIDADAQDPDGDTLTYSFSDALGTPGSGVNEDTASFNIDPATGELTFINAPDFENPGDADGDNIYHVTLVVSDGNGGVQERNVVVKVLDENEGTNNAPYFTNVEEGEIVTVPENTTLVGDADGTDPDGDAVTYSIAGGADAALFTVDANTGVVSFINAPDFENPGDADGDNDYQITLRISDGSLSQDRNVVVRVTDRSDEGGFNRAPYFTNVEEGEIVTVPENTTLVGDADGTDPDGDAVTYSIAGGADAALFTVNAQTGVVSFINAPDFENPGDADGNNNYQITLRISDGSLSQNRDVTVRVTDRNDGGGSNNAPYFTNVEQNEVVTVPENTTLVGDADGTDPDGDAVTYSIVGGADAALFTVNAQTGVVSFINAPDFENPGDADGNNNYQITLRISDGSLSQDRDVTVRVTDRNDGGGSNNAPYFTNVEQNEVVTVPENTTLVGDADGTDPDGDAVTYSIVGGADAALFTVNAQTGVVSFINAPDFENPGDADGNNNYQITLRISDGSLSQDRDVTVRVTDRNDGGGTGGNNTPYFLNVQQGEVVWHRENELFVGDADAYDADGDQLTYSIVGGADASLFAIDSQSGRLYFINSPDFENPSDANGDNNYELTLRVSDGQSYQNRSVSVAVENVKEGGHGHHGGKKKGY, from the coding sequence ATGAAACAAGCAGCCAAGAACAACTCCGCTCAGGTCGAATCGTTTGAACCGATGATCCTTATGTCCGCCTCAGCCGCCGACGTCACGGGCACCGATGGCGACGACGTTCTTGTCGCGTACTACAACGGACAATCCGCTGACGGGCTGGATGGCGATGACAAACTTATCGGACTCGGTGGCGACAATGTGCTGCATGGCGGTGACGGCAATGATCGCTTCATCACGATCAGTGGCACTAACGTTGTCGATGGCGGAGAAGGCGAAGACACGCTGCAGTTTCTGAATTACGACGTGAGCGATTTTAACATCATCGATCGCGGCGACGGCATCATTGAAATCAGCAACGCTCAACAAACGACGCTTGTGAGCAACGTGGAAGTGGTTCAGTTTCTGGATCAACTGTTCCTGATTGATGACCTCCTAAACGGCAGCAACAACGCACCGACCATTGCGGATCCGGACAGTCCCTATCTGCAGATCAACGAAAATGAAACATTTGTCGTTGATGTCAACGCCGACGACCTTGACGGTGACACTCTGACATATGCGATCAACGGCGGTGCAGACAGCGCCCTGTTCCAGATCGACGCAAATACCGGTGAGCTATCATTCATCAACGCCCCGGACTTCGAAAACCCTCTCGATCATAATGGCGACAACGTCTATGACGTCACTGTAGTTGTTTCTGACGGACAGGCGACCGTCGAAAAGACTTTGTGGGTCACCGTCAATGATGTGAACGAAGGCGGCGGCAACAACGCACCATCGTTTACCAACATCACCGAAGGTCAAATGATCGAGGTGGTTGAAAACACCATTCAGGTGATTGACGCCGATGCACAGGATCCTGATGGCGACACACTCACCTACTCATTCTCTGACGCCCTCGGAACTCCGGGAAGTGGAGTGAACGAAGACACCGCCAGCTTCAACATTGATCCGGCAACGGGCGAACTCACGTTCATCAACGCTCCTGATTTCGAAAATCCGGGTGATGCCGATGGCGACAACATTTACCACGTAACGCTCGTTGTCAGCGATGGCAATGGTGGCGTCCAGGAACGCAACGTCGTTGTGAAGGTTCTGGATGAGAACGAAGGCACAAACAACGCGCCATACTTCACCAACGTCGAAGAAGGTGAAATTGTTACGGTACCAGAGAACACAACACTGGTCGGCGACGCAGACGGCACCGACCCTGACGGCGACGCAGTAACGTACTCTATCGCTGGCGGAGCAGACGCGGCTCTGTTTACTGTCGATGCAAACACCGGCGTTGTGTCATTCATCAACGCACCGGACTTCGAAAATCCGGGCGATGCGGATGGCGACAATGACTACCAGATCACGCTGCGAATTTCTGACGGCAGCCTGTCGCAGGATCGCAACGTCGTTGTGCGAGTTACCGACCGATCTGACGAAGGCGGCTTTAACCGAGCACCTTACTTCACCAACGTTGAAGAAGGTGAAATTGTCACTGTACCAGAAAACACGACACTGGTCGGCGACGCAGACGGCACTGACCCTGACGGCGACGCAGTAACGTACTCTATCGCTGGCGGAGCAGACGCGGCTCTGTTCACCGTGAACGCTCAGACCGGCGTCGTTTCCTTCATCAACGCACCGGACTTCGAAAACCCGGGCGATGCGGACGGCAACAATAACTACCAGATCACTCTGCGAATTTCCGACGGCAGCCTGTCTCAGAATCGCGACGTGACTGTGCGAGTCACCGACCGTAACGATGGCGGTGGAAGCAACAATGCTCCGTACTTCACCAACGTGGAACAGAACGAAGTCGTGACCGTGCCGGAGAACACAACTCTCGTTGGCGATGCCGATGGAACGGACCCTGACGGCGACGCAGTCACCTACTCGATTGTCGGCGGAGCGGACGCGGCTCTGTTCACGGTGAACGCTCAGACCGGCGTGGTTTCCTTCATCAACGCACCGGACTTTGAAAACCCGGGCGATGCTGACGGCAACAACAACTACCAGATCACTCTGCGAATTTCTGACGGCAGCCTGTCTCAGGATCGCGACGTGACTGTGCGAGTCACCGACCGTAACGATGGTGGCGGAAGCAACAACGCTCCATACTTCACCAACGTGGAACAGAACGAAGTCGTGACCGTGCCGGAGAACACAACTCTGGTCGGCGACGCCGATGGAACTGACCCTGACGGCGACGCGGTCACTTACTCAATTGTTGGCGGAGCAGACGCGGCTCTGTTCACCGTGAACGCTCAGACGGGCGTCGTTTCCTTCATCAACGCACCAGACTTTGAAAACCCAGGCGATGCGGACGGCAACAATAACTACCAAATCACACTGCGAATTTCTGACGGCAGCCTGTCTCAGGATCGCGATGTGACTGTGCGAGTCACCGACCGTAACGACGGTGGCGGAACCGGCGGCAACAATACGCCGTATTTCCTGAATGTGCAGCAGGGCGAAGTCGTTTGGCACCGTGAAAACGAATTGTTCGTCGGTGACGCAGACGCTTACGATGCAGACGGGGACCAGCTGACGTATTCGATTGTCGGTGGAGCAGACGCGAGCCTGTTCGCGATCGATAGTCAGAGTGGTCGGCTGTACTTCATCAATTCACCGGACTTCGAAAATCCGAGCGATGCGAATGGCGACAATAACTACGAGCTGACTCTACGAGTCTCTGACGGCCAAAGCTATCAGAACCGGTCAGTCTCAGTTGCTGTTGAGAACGTGAAAGAAGGCGGCCACGGACACCACGGTGGCAAGAAAAAGGGCTACTAA
- a CDS encoding sugar phosphate isomerase/epimerase family protein: MQLGFVSAILPDLSFEDVLKTAADIGYDCVEVMCWPVGKATRRYAGVTHIDVTDFDDAAAAKVHELTAKYGVSVSALGYYPNALTPDQDEAETSVEHIRKVIAAAGKLGVNRMTTFIGRDWTKSVDDNFPKFEATWKPLIAFAEEAGVKVGIENCPMIFGTDEWPGGKNLMHSPAIFRRMFEAIPSDHFGLNYDPSHPVWLQMDYLKPMREFAHKLFHMHAKDVRVDQHLLDDLGILAHPNDYHSPKLPGMGDVDWGKFFSVLTDTGYNGPICVEVEDRSYEDSLENRKRALIQSHTYLRNFVPKS; encoded by the coding sequence ATGCAATTAGGATTCGTCTCCGCCATCCTGCCGGACCTTAGCTTCGAAGACGTCCTGAAGACCGCCGCCGACATTGGCTATGACTGTGTCGAAGTCATGTGCTGGCCGGTCGGCAAAGCCACTCGACGCTACGCCGGGGTCACTCATATCGACGTCACCGACTTTGACGATGCGGCCGCCGCGAAGGTGCATGAACTGACCGCGAAGTATGGCGTGTCTGTGAGTGCACTGGGCTACTATCCGAACGCTCTGACACCGGACCAGGACGAAGCCGAAACGTCGGTCGAACACATCCGTAAGGTCATCGCAGCGGCCGGTAAGCTGGGTGTGAACCGGATGACCACCTTCATTGGTCGCGACTGGACAAAATCTGTCGACGACAACTTCCCGAAATTCGAAGCGACGTGGAAGCCGCTTATCGCGTTTGCGGAAGAAGCTGGCGTAAAGGTGGGCATCGAAAACTGCCCCATGATTTTCGGCACGGATGAATGGCCGGGCGGCAAAAATCTGATGCACAGCCCCGCGATTTTCCGTCGTATGTTTGAAGCGATTCCCAGCGATCACTTCGGCTTGAATTACGACCCCTCGCATCCCGTGTGGCTACAGATGGACTACCTGAAACCGATGCGGGAGTTCGCTCACAAGCTGTTTCACATGCATGCGAAAGACGTTCGAGTCGACCAGCACCTTCTTGATGACCTCGGCATTCTGGCTCACCCCAACGATTATCATTCGCCCAAACTGCCGGGTATGGGCGACGTTGACTGGGGCAAGTTCTTCTCGGTTCTGACAGACACCGGATACAACGGCCCCATCTGCGTTGAAGTCGAAGACCGATCCTACGAAGATTCGCTCGAAAACCGAAAACGAGCGTTGATTCAAAGCCACACATATCTGCGGAACTTTGTGCCAAAGTCATGA
- the deoC gene encoding deoxyribose-phosphate aldolase has translation MTYTYTDISKMIDHSLLQPMMDQDALESGIKLALAYDAASVCIMPYYLKRCADLLAGSSVMPSTTIGFPHGGHTTAIKQAEAEQAIADGCQELDMVVNISQVLSGKWDYVTTDIKAVIEVAHAAKRKVKVIFENCYLTDDQKIRLCKICSELNADWVKTSTGYGTSGATIEDLTLMRKHAADHVQVKAAGGVRELDKLLEVRDIGVSRVGASATKVILDECRKRLELEPILVADATEISGY, from the coding sequence ATGACTTACACGTACACCGATATCTCCAAGATGATCGATCATTCGCTGTTGCAGCCGATGATGGATCAGGACGCGCTGGAATCCGGCATCAAGCTGGCTCTGGCTTACGACGCGGCCAGCGTATGCATTATGCCATACTACCTGAAACGCTGTGCCGACCTGCTGGCAGGCAGTTCAGTGATGCCGTCCACCACGATTGGGTTTCCGCATGGCGGTCATACGACCGCGATCAAGCAGGCCGAAGCCGAACAAGCGATTGCGGACGGGTGTCAGGAACTGGACATGGTCGTCAATATTTCGCAGGTCTTAAGCGGGAAATGGGACTATGTGACGACCGACATCAAAGCTGTCATTGAGGTGGCTCACGCAGCGAAACGGAAGGTGAAAGTCATCTTCGAAAACTGCTACCTGACTGACGACCAAAAGATTCGTCTGTGCAAAATCTGCAGTGAACTGAATGCGGACTGGGTGAAGACGTCAACGGGTTACGGCACCAGCGGAGCGACGATCGAAGACCTCACCTTGATGAGAAAACACGCGGCTGACCACGTGCAGGTGAAAGCTGCCGGCGGCGTCCGGGAACTCGATAAGTTGCTGGAAGTGCGCGACATCGGCGTGTCACGGGTCGGAGCCAGTGCGACGAAAGTGATTCTGGACGAATGCCGCAAACGGCTGGAGCTGGAGCCAATTTTAGTGGCCGATGCGACCGAAATTTCGGGGTACTGA
- a CDS encoding phenylacetate--CoA ligase family protein has product MDQTIEDVWQSRELIEQIQARRLAEMLEAIIPRNRFYTSKFEAAGVDVASVKTLEDLRKLPLTTKQELVDSQTQQPPYGANLSYPSTSYTRLHQTSGTTGRPMRWMDTAASWDWIMECWRQIYLLAGLTKHDRLFFPFSFGPFIGFWAAFEGASRLGNFVIAGGGMSTEIRLHAMIENEATVVCCTPTYALRMAEVAAQEGIDLKESSVRMLIVAGEPGGAIPATRTRIESAWDARVIDHWGMTEIASLGVESEDRPGGMYLLETEMIAEIVDPETLEPVAPGEVGELLITNLGRLGSPLIRYRTRDLVQASTDEDPSGRKLQWLAGGILGRSDDMVTVRGNNVFPSSVEAVLREIDAVAEFRIDVKTVRAMHELCITVEPTTEAEAEGLQNVVKASLRKRLGFACEVALADPGELPRFELKGRRFHRET; this is encoded by the coding sequence GTGGATCAAACTATTGAAGACGTGTGGCAAAGTCGTGAGCTGATCGAGCAAATCCAGGCTCGGCGGCTGGCCGAAATGCTCGAAGCCATTATCCCTCGCAATCGGTTCTACACTTCCAAATTCGAAGCGGCGGGTGTTGACGTGGCCAGTGTGAAAACGCTGGAAGACCTTCGCAAACTGCCGCTTACAACCAAGCAGGAACTCGTCGATTCTCAGACGCAGCAGCCGCCGTATGGCGCGAATCTGTCGTACCCGTCGACGTCCTACACTCGGCTGCATCAAACGTCGGGCACCACCGGGCGTCCGATGAGATGGATGGATACGGCTGCAAGCTGGGACTGGATCATGGAATGCTGGCGGCAGATTTATCTGCTGGCCGGTTTAACCAAACACGACCGGCTGTTCTTTCCGTTTTCATTTGGCCCGTTTATTGGTTTTTGGGCGGCGTTTGAAGGAGCGTCTCGGCTGGGCAACTTTGTCATCGCTGGCGGTGGGATGTCGACGGAAATTCGTCTGCACGCCATGATCGAAAATGAAGCCACTGTTGTCTGTTGTACTCCGACCTACGCGCTTCGCATGGCGGAAGTCGCAGCTCAGGAAGGCATCGATCTAAAGGAATCCAGTGTCCGCATGTTGATTGTCGCGGGCGAACCTGGTGGAGCCATCCCGGCCACTCGCACCCGCATCGAATCTGCCTGGGACGCTCGTGTCATTGATCACTGGGGCATGACGGAAATTGCCTCTCTGGGAGTCGAAAGTGAAGATCGTCCCGGCGGTATGTATCTTCTGGAAACAGAAATGATTGCCGAGATCGTCGATCCGGAAACACTCGAACCCGTCGCGCCGGGCGAAGTTGGTGAGCTGCTCATCACGAATCTTGGCCGCCTTGGCTCACCGCTGATACGCTACCGCACGCGAGATCTTGTGCAGGCCAGCACAGACGAAGATCCGTCCGGCCGCAAATTACAGTGGCTGGCGGGCGGGATTCTGGGGCGATCAGACGACATGGTGACCGTGCGCGGAAACAATGTGTTTCCGTCCAGCGTTGAGGCCGTGTTGCGAGAGATCGACGCCGTGGCGGAATTCCGGATCGACGTGAAGACCGTGCGAGCCATGCATGAGCTGTGTATTACGGTCGAACCAACAACGGAAGCGGAGGCTGAGGGACTGCAGAACGTAGTCAAAGCATCCCTGCGAAAACGGCTGGGATTTGCCTGCGAAGTAGCTCTTGCGGACCCCGGCGAACTTCCGCGATTTGAGCTTAAGGGGCGGCGGTTTCACAGGGAAACATAG